CTCGGGGAACAGGAACCAGACGACACCCCAGAGAAGGGCGTTCGCGATGACCGCAGGCACGAAGTACGCGGAGATGCGGTCGGCGAGATTCTGGATGTCGGGCTGGCGCGACTGGGCCTCCTTGACTGTCTGGACGATCTGTTGGAGGGCCGTGTCTTCTCCAACCTTCGTCGCCTCCACGACAAGGACGCCGTTCTCGTTAATCGTCGAGCCGACGACCTCATCGCCCTCCTCTTTCTCGACAGGCACAGATTCGCCAGTGACCATTGACTCGTCGACGGCAGACTGACCGTCGACAACGACACCGTCTGTGGGAATCTTCTCACCTGGACGAATTTTCATCCGGTCACCAGTTGTGACCTCTTCAAGCGGAACTTCTTCTTCACTGCCGTCCTCGCGGACAATGGTCGCCGTTTCGGCTTCCATTTCGAGGAGCTTTCGGAGGGCCTCACCCGCTTGGCCCTTCGACCGAGCTTCGAGATAGTTACCCAACGTGATGAACACGAGGATGAGGGCTGCCGTGTCGAAATAAAGTCCACCTGCAATGAGTTCAGCAAGGACTGCCACAGAGTATAGATAGGCCGTTGTTGAACCGATCGCAATCAGCACGTCCATATTGGCGCGGCCGTTCTTCACGATCGCCTTGTACGAGTTCTTATAGAACGGCCAGCCGAGGATCGCCTGTACCGGCGTGGCGAGGAGGAACTCAACCCAGCCAAGTTCCACACCGAAGACGGCTTCAGGGACGATCGCGCCACCGAGCAGATAATTGTCGATGAGGAAGAAGAGCAACGGTGCCGATAACACTGCCCCAAAGAGGGTCAACCTGAGTTGCTTCCGAGTTTCGGCTTGACGGGCGGCATCTCGTGCGTCCTGGCCCGACTCTTCGTCGGCACCATCTTCGCGGACGGGCGAGTAGCCAGCCTCCTCGATAGCATCGTACAGCGCACCAATAGATACTTCCGCAGGATTGTAGGTGACCTGTGCTTCGTCGGTTGCGTAATTGACCTCCGCATTAACGACGCCCGGAATATTTTCAAGAGCGGTTTGGTTGGTCTCGGCGCAGTTGGCACAGGTCATATCGGAGATGGCAATCGTTACCGTCTCAGAGACTGCGCCGTACCCGGCCTCGTCGATCGCGTCGTAGATTTCTTTGAGCGATACCTCTTCAGGGTCGTAGGTGACGGAACCCTCGTCGGTGGCGAAGTTCGCATCCGCCTCCGATACCCCGTCGAGCGATTCGAGAGTGTCCTGGATCGTCGCCGAACAGTTGGCGCAGGACATTCCCGTGATATCAAGATGGATTGTTTGGCTTGTCATGCTTGTTCTACTATACGGGGTCTAGGTTTAGGCGATTTACTGCTTCGAGAGGCGGGGTTTCGACTGCAGGAAAATTTGGATTCCAAAGACGGCGTTACGCTCCCTCTTCGAGTCGCTGATACCGATCGTCGAACCGTGTGAGACAGGACGGACAACAGAAGTGATAGATCTCTCCGTCGATTCTCGTCGTTTCACCTTGATTATCAACGGTATTGTTACATTCAGCACAGGTGAGTGCAAATTCGACGCCATCAACGGACGGCGTCCATTCAAGCTCGTCAATTAGTGTGACGGTGTAATCTGCTACATCGATCTCGTTAAAGAGTCCATCTACCCACTGACGTACGTTCTGGGCTTCAACACGGGCATAGAACCAAAGATCTCCTTCGGAGGTCGTGAAGACGTGTTCAACGCCATCTGACTCTCGAGCCCGCTCGCGGGCGGCCTCCAACGACGCTGAGCCGATTTCGGCCTGAATAAATACCGGTACACCAGCTCGGAGATGAGCCCGGTTGACGTCAATCGTGAAGTTGTTAATGATGCCAGCTTCCTGTAATCGCTTTACCCGGTCAGAAACGGCTGGCCCCGACAAGTCGACCTCCTCGCCAATATCGCTGAACGGGCGGCGGGCGTCATCAGCGAGTAACGAGAGGATTTCTAAGTCGGTTTCATCCAAATTGCGCATACGACCGCTTCGTCTCGCAGGATACATTATTGTTGCCCACAACACACCTTCGAAATCGGTGATCTAGGGCTGCGACAACATTGGATTCTAAGCAGAAAACCACATAGAATACTCGCCCCTATCTACGAATGGATATGACTCAGACAATCACCGTCGAAGGAATGACCTGTGAACATTGCGAGCAGACCGTCGAAGAGGCACTCGAAGAAGTTGAGGGGGTTACGTCCGCTACTGCGGATCGTGACTCAGAATCCGCGACGGTCGAGGGGTCCGCTGAACGGGATGAGCTTGTGACTGTGGTCGAAGACGCTGGATACGATGCCTCTGCGTAACAAATCCCGATTCTCGTCGAATCGGATTCGGAGAGGGATTGATACGACTGCCAATCCCAGGTGTAGATACTATGACTGATACACTTCCGTTCGATGCCGTCCGCGAGCTCGACGTCGACGGGACGACGTACAAGATGGCCGATCTTCGAGCACTCGAAGAGCAGGGGCTCTGTGACCTCGACACGCTCCCTGTGAGCATCCGTATTCTGCTTGAGTCGGTGCTCCGGAACGCCGACGGCGAAACTGTTACTGCAGCGGATGTCAAGAATGCTGCTGGCTGGAAGCCAGACGTACCGGACGCAGAGGTTCCGTTCTCTCCATCACGAGTCGTCCTGCAAGATCTCACCGGTGTACCCGCAGTCGTCGACCTGGCGGCCCTTCGATCCGAGGTCGACCGCAAAGACCGAGATCCCACCCTGGTCGAACCGGAGATTCCTATTGATCTCGTGATCGACCACAGCGTCCAGGTCGACTACTTCGACTCCGAGGACGCCTACGAGAAGAACGTCGAACTGGAGTACGAGCGAAACGCCGAACGGTATCGCGCGATCAAGTGGGCGCAGAACGCCTTCGAGAACTTCAACGTCGTCCCGCCGGGGACCGGTATCGTCCACCAGGTGAATCTCGAACATCTGGGTCGGGTCGTCCACGCCCGCGAGCAAGACGGCGAGAACTGGCTCCTGCCGGACACGCTCGTCGGCACGGACAGCCACACCCCGATGATCGGTGGCATCGGTGTGGTCGGTTGGGGCGTCGGCGGCATCGAAGCGGAAGCGGCGATGCTCGGTCAACCGGTCACGATGAAACTCCCCGAGGTCGTCGGCGTCCGTCTCGAAGGCGAATTACCCGAGGGCGCGACGGCTACGGATCTCGTGCTCCACATCACCGAACGACTCCGCGAGGTCGGCGTCGTCGACCGGTTCGTGGAGTTCTTCGGTCCCGGTGTGGAGAATCTCACAGTCCCCGACCGGGCCACGATCGCCAATATGGCGCCCGAACAGGGCTCGACGATCAGTATGTTCCCGGTCGACGAGCAGACGCTCGAGTATCTCGAACTCACCGGGCGTGATCCCGACCACGTCGACCTCGTTCGCGAGTACCTCGAAGCCCAAGGGCTGTTCGGGGAACAGGAACCAGAATATACTGAGGTCGTCGAGTTCGACCTCTCGACAGTCGAACCGAGTCTGGCCGGACACAAGCGGCCACAGGACCGGATTCCGATGGGGGACGTGAAACAGAGCTTCCGGGGACTTCTCCACGGGGAGTTCGAGGACGACCTCGATGATGTCGACGAGGACGCCTTGCAGCGGTGGCTCGGTGAGGGTGGTGCAGCTGATGCGGAGACCGACGGTGGCGTTCAGGTCGAACCCGAATCGGAACTGCACCCGTTAACCAAACGTGTCGAGGTCGACCTCGACGGTGAGACGGTCGAAATCGGACACGGAGACGTCCTCGTCAGCGCCATCACGAGCTGTACGAACACGTCGAACCCGTCGGTGATGATCGCTGCTGGACTGCTCGCCCAGAACGCCGTCGAGAAAGGCCTAGACGTCCCGCCGTACGTCAAGACGAGTCTCGCACCGGGTAGCCGTGTCGTCACGCAGTATCTCGAAGAATCGGGGCTGCTTCCGTATCTCGAAGAGCTCGGGTACGCCGTCGTCGGCTACGGCTGTACCACCTGTATCGGTAACGCTGGGCCGCTTCCCGATCCCATCGAGCAGGCAATCGACGACCACGACCTCTGGACGACGAGCGTTCTCTCCGGGAACCGGAACTTCGAGGCGCGTATCCACCCGAAGATCCGCGCGAACTACCTCGCGAGCCCGCCGCTCGTCGTCGCCTACGGGCTCGCAGGGCGGATGGACATCGATCTCGAACACGAGCCGCTGGGCACTGACGATGAGGGTAACCCAGTCTATCTGGCGGACATCTGGCCGGACGCAGCGGACGTGCAGGCCGCAATCCACGAGAACGTCTCTCCGGAGATGTTCGAGGAGAAGTACGCCTCCGTGTTCGAGGGCGATGAGCGATGGGCTGCTCTCGACGCGCCCACGGGTGACGTCTACGAGTGGGATGAGGACTCGACATACATCCGTGAACCGCCGTTCTTCAAGGACTTCCCGGTAGAGAAACCCGGCGTCGCCGATATCGAGGACGCACGCTGTCTACTGACGCTCGGCGATACCGTTACGACCGACCACATCAGTCCAGCCGGCCCGTTCGGTCCCGACCTCCCCGCAGGTCAGTGGCTGCTCGATCACGGTGTCGAGCCACACGAGTTCAACACCTACGGCGCACGTCGGGGCAATCACGAGGTGATGATGCGGGGGACGTTCGCCAACGTCCGAATCGAGAACGAGATGCTCGACGACGTCGAGGGTGGCTACACGATCCACCACCCGACCGACGAACAAACCACGGTGTTCGAAGCCAGTCGCCGCTATCGGGACGAGGGGATACCGCTCGTCGTGATGGCTGGCGAGGAGTTCGGAACTGGGTCTAGCCGGGACTGGGCGGCGAAAGGAACGGACCTGCTCGGTGTCCGCGCAACCATCGCCGAGAGTTACGAGCGCATCTACCGCGACAACCTCGTCGGCATGGGTGTGCTTCCCCTGCAGTTCGATGATGGCGACTCGTGGGAATCTCTCGGTCTGGATGGGTCGGAGGTCTTCACGATCCACGGCCTCGATGACGGGCTCGACGTGATGGACGAACTGACCGTTATCGCCGAGCGTGCGGACGGGTCGACTGTCGAGTTCCCGGTCACAGCACAGGTCGGCACGCCGGCCGCCGTAACCTATATCGAACACGGCGGAATCCTCCACTACGTCCTCAGACGCCTCCTCAGACAGTAACACCAACGCGGTCAGAAACGATCGTCGTCGGACACCAGGCGGGCGCGACGGTGATCAAACTCCTCGTCGTCGATTTCGCCACGAGCGTACCGTTCTTGGAGAACAGCGAGTGCGCTGTCATCAGTATGGCCGTCCGTAGGGGACCGCGTTGTCAGCCAGTAAACGGCGTAGACTGGGAGGGCGATCAGAAGTGCCATCCACAGGAGCCCGAACAGTATCATCCCCCAGCCCCAGCCACCCCAGCCGGCCATGTGGCCGCTGTTCCACATGCCGTCGTGCCAGCTCCACATCATTGATTCTGGGACGGTCGCGTGCGTTAGCGCCATTCCGGCGACGACGGCCAGAGTCAGTGCCCCAACGACGATGAATCCCAGAGAACGAATCCCGCGTGCTTGAATTGGATTTTGCATTGTTGTACTCCCAACGGTCTCGGCGTGGTTAGCCGAGGATGTATTCGAGGGCGGGGTAGCGCTCGACGAGCGTCTCGCCGCCGACGTCGTAGTTCTCGATGTACTGGTCGAGGCCCAGGATGCGGCCCGCGGCGAACGCGGCGACCGCGAGGAACACGAGCATGTACGCGAAGTCCCCGTTGATGAACCCGTGACCCATGTCCCAGTTGCCGAAGTAGAACATGAGCATCATCAGCGCGCCGAAGAACGCCGCGAGGCGGACGAACGCGCCGACGAGGAGGCCGAGGCCGATGAACAGCTCGCCGTACGGCACGGCGACGTTCGCGAACTCGACAAACCACGGCGTCGAACCCATCCACGCGAACAGGCCCGCCAGCGGGTTGCCGTTCGTCGCCGCAACGTTCGAGAGGTAGCCGCCGGCCGCGAACTCGCCGGTGATCTTCGTGAAGCCGGAGTACGCGAACGCGTAGCCCATCATGAGACGGAGCGCCAGCACGAACCACGCGCTGAGGCTGTGGACTTTCCCGCCGACGGTCAGGCCGCCGACTCTGCTCTCAAGCTGGTTCATGCCGGAGTCGAGTGTGGACATAATTATTGCACCTTCAACTATCAGTAGGCGGGTAGAGACGATATAATAGCGAGCCGGCGTTCTGAGTCAGAAAACCGGCGGGCTATATTACCCTCCTGTAGCGAGTACGGACGTGTGACTGAGGAGGCCGACCCGTCGGACATCTTCGCCACACTCGACGACGAGTACGCCCGCAACATCCTCGTGGCGACGAAGACCGACCGACTCTCCGCGAAGGAGCTCAGCGAGGAATGCGATATGTCACGCCCGACCGTCTCGCGGCGTGTCACCCGCCTCGTCGAGCAGGGCCTCCTCGAGGAGTACACGCACGTCGACCCCGGCGGACGGCACTACAGCGAGTACGAGGCGCGACTCGAGCGTGTCGAAGTACTCCTCCAAGCAGAGGGCTTCGACGTGCAGATCGATGTTCGGCCGGACCCCGCCGACCGGATTACGTCCATCTTCGAGGAAATGCGGGGAGACTGACTCATGGAACACACGTTATTCGTCATCGGCAAGCTGTTCACGACCGCCCTGGCGCTGGTGATCGCCTACCAGGCCTATCGCGGATACCAACGGCATCACACGCAGTTACTCCTGTACGTCGCCGCCGGCTTCGCATTGGTCGGGCTTGGCGGCCTCCTTGAAGGCGTCCTCTTCGAACTCCTCCAGGTGTCGATCTTCGAAGCAGGATTCGTCGCAGCACTCGTCACCGCAGCCGGGATGCTGTCTATCCTCTACGCCCTGTATGCCCCGAATCCATAAGGATTCAGGACGCCCATTCGACAAGCGGCCTCTGCGCGTCGTGCCCGGTTCGAAGCCGCTACTGTTCGGACTCCCCTCGTTCTCGATAGTGTAGCGTCGCAGTGGGAGTTATATCCATATCGGTCGTACCATATCGTATGATTCGAACACTCGTCGGTGTCCTCGGCGCTATCTCAGCGCTGTTCCCGGACGAAATCGTCGAGCTCTTCGAGAAACTCGCGATTTCGAATCCAGACGAGGGAACAGTGAGAGGGTGGATACGTCCAGCAGTCCGGTCGGAGGGTGTTCTGATAGCTGCGCTTTCACTCTTTAACGGGCGAGCATACGCGTTGCTGATGAATCTTACCGGCGTGTTCGGCGCGATAGTCCTCTTATTTCCCGACCTGTATCAGAGATTTGCCACCGCGTTCCTGTACGAGCGTCCAGAGTCGATAGAATGGAACGAGCGATTCCGCTTGGGCATTCGGGCTATCGGCGCACTCTATGTCTTTTTAGCGGCGAAGACGTACAGGGAGCGTCACAACGATACTTGAGCCTTCTCGCTATTGACACCTGGCGCATCCGATGTCTAGTTCGTTACGGCCGCAGGTATCGCTTTGAATCTAAAGTTTGAGCCCCACGATATCAGTATGATCGAAGGGGAAATCCGCTAAAGAGAGGAGGCCGTGTGTATCCCTGTATGACGACGACGATCATCGTGGAAGGCATGACGTGCGGTCACTGTGAGCAGACGGTCGAAGAGGCCCTCGAAGAGGTATCCGGCGTGACTGACGTGACCGTCGACAGGGAGAGCGAACAGGCGAGCGTCGATGGCGAGGTAGAGGTCACGACCCTCGTGGAGGCCGTCGAAGACGCCGGATACACCGCTCACGCCTGAAAGTAGTTCTCCCCCTCGCCAGGAACCCCAGTTTACTCCCCCATCAAGGAGATGATTGACGCCGTCCAGCCCTAAATTGCGGATTTACTTGCGACGTTAACGGACAAGATAGTCCGGATATTCGAAGCCAAGTACTGAGATATTTCACAGGCAAACTGCAAATCCGTAATGCTTTAGGGTTGTTTTCGGTGGTCTCGTCGCTCCCAAAAACGAGCGAGAGGACCATGGGAAATCGAGCCTTCGATATACTGTCTTCCCAGCTCTGTAATCCGGTATTTTCCGCGCTCAACCTTTATGACAAACCCGCGGTTTTCAAGTTCACTAAGCCGGCGGTTTACTTCCTCACGACTGTAATCAATATTGTACGCTATAATTGTAGGAGTTAGAATCAGCTCCTTTGAGTGGAAGAGGCCGAGAATAGCATCGTCAATCGGCATCATCCATTCATCCTGCTGTCGAACCTGAATCGGTTCTTGGAGAAAAACATCTGCCCACGCGTCTCGGCGCAGGTCGTTTTCAAGTGGATTATAGAGACCAAAAATGACCAAGAGGGCTGCAACTCCGTGTACCCAATGAACCAGTGACGGGAATAATAGCTCAGTGATTGGCCCACCAATCAGGAATAGTATCAGTCCAGCGACAGTGAGTAAGAGGAACCGATGGTAATCTACGACAGTGGGCTTGAAGAACAGAAAATAGAAGACCCCGAAACCTGTTATAAGGCCAACTGCGAGGTTATAATAGGTGAACAGAGAGTTTTCGAGCACCGCTAATCACCCTTCTACCGCGCTATTCTTGATTTGCTGATGGGTTGCGATAACTAACCAAAGAAAGATAGCCACGATAGTATAGAGGGCGCTTCGAATAGTGGCAAATAGTACGGTATCTGGTTCAAGGATGAACAGGATAACGTGATACACGATCGTCGCGGTCATCGTTACTGAGAGAAGCGCAATGACCGTACCAAAAGGGGATTCACGGAGAATGCGCCAGAAAAAGAGCGCTAAGAGCCCGGCTCCTGTTCCACTCATGATCGCAAAAATCGCGCTGAGTGTGTGAATCGTAGAATCGACCATAGTCGGGCTACGGTCCCAACAACCTTTAGTCCAGTTGCAAAATCCGTAGGCTGCCGATCACTTTTCCCTTGGAACGTCAAAGAGACGTCTCTAACACGGTATTAATAGGAAAATCGGATCTGCAGGACCTGCTTCTCTAGATATCACTCCCGACGATGCAGGGGAAATACGATATTACTCTCCGTCTCACCTATTGTGTAAATCAGGGTTACGCAGCAATAGGCCGTCTCACTAGTTCTCGTTAGGGCTCGGGGTGCTGATAACAAAGTGTGGTCGCGTTAGATGAGATAGTGAAATGGCTCTGACCC
The sequence above is a segment of the Halobaculum roseum genome. Coding sequences within it:
- a CDS encoding ArsR/SmtB family transcription factor, with the translated sequence MTEEADPSDIFATLDDEYARNILVATKTDRLSAKELSEECDMSRPTVSRRVTRLVEQGLLEEYTHVDPGGRHYSEYEARLERVEVLLQAEGFDVQIDVRPDPADRITSIFEEMRGD
- a CDS encoding heavy-metal-associated domain-containing protein, which codes for MTTTIIVEGMTCGHCEQTVEEALEEVSGVTDVTVDRESEQASVDGEVEVTTLVEAVEDAGYTAHA
- a CDS encoding heavy metal translocating P-type ATPase, yielding MTSQTIHLDITGMSCANCSATIQDTLESLDGVSEADANFATDEGSVTYDPEEVSLKEIYDAIDEAGYGAVSETVTIAISDMTCANCAETNQTALENIPGVVNAEVNYATDEAQVTYNPAEVSIGALYDAIEEAGYSPVREDGADEESGQDARDAARQAETRKQLRLTLFGAVLSAPLLFFLIDNYLLGGAIVPEAVFGVELGWVEFLLATPVQAILGWPFYKNSYKAIVKNGRANMDVLIAIGSTTAYLYSVAVLAELIAGGLYFDTAALILVFITLGNYLEARSKGQAGEALRKLLEMEAETATIVREDGSEEEVPLEEVTTGDRMKIRPGEKIPTDGVVVDGQSAVDESMVTGESVPVEKEEGDEVVGSTINENGVLVVEATKVGEDTALQQIVQTVKEAQSRQPDIQNLADRISAYFVPAVIANALLWGVVWFLFPEALAGFVDWLPLWGQVAGGPAPVGGTVSVFEFAIIVFASSILIACPCALGLATPAATMVGTTIGAQNGVLFKGGDILERAKDVDTVVFDKTGTLTEGEMELTDVVVFDSDGNVVTDGGEPTPDGGQLSTRERLSEDDVLRLAAIAESGSEHPLARAIVEGAEERGLDVTEPDDFENVPGHGIKAVIGDSEVLVGNRKLLRDNGIDPSPAEETMERLENEGKTAMLVAYEGELVGVVADADTVKESSKQAVTALQERGVDVMMITGDNERTARAVAKQVGIDPKNVRAGVLPEDKSNAVDSIQDEGRQAMMVGDGVNDAPALAVAHVGTAIGSGTDVAIEAADVTLMRDDPLDVVKAIRISDATLQKIKQNLVWALGYNTAMIPLASLGLLQPVLAAAAMAFSSVSVLTNSLLFRRYTPDHDYKLFGFLR
- a CDS encoding heavy-metal-associated domain-containing protein, which translates into the protein MTQTITVEGMTCEHCEQTVEEALEEVEGVTSATADRDSESATVEGSAERDELVTVVEDAGYDASA
- a CDS encoding SHOCT domain-containing protein: MQNPIQARGIRSLGFIVVGALTLAVVAGMALTHATVPESMMWSWHDGMWNSGHMAGWGGWGWGMILFGLLWMALLIALPVYAVYWLTTRSPTDGHTDDSALAVLQERYARGEIDDEEFDHRRARLVSDDDRF
- a CDS encoding ArsR family transcriptional regulator, translating into MLENSLFTYYNLAVGLITGFGVFYFLFFKPTVVDYHRFLLLTVAGLILFLIGGPITELLFPSLVHWVHGVAALLVIFGLYNPLENDLRRDAWADVFLQEPIQVRQQDEWMMPIDDAILGLFHSKELILTPTIIAYNIDYSREEVNRRLSELENRGFVIKVERGKYRITELGRQYIEGSISHGPLARFWERRDHRKQP
- a CDS encoding DUF7521 family protein, with the translated sequence MEHTLFVIGKLFTTALALVIAYQAYRGYQRHHTQLLLYVAAGFALVGLGGLLEGVLFELLQVSIFEAGFVAALVTAAGMLSILYALYAPNP
- a CDS encoding DoxX family protein, translating into MSTLDSGMNQLESRVGGLTVGGKVHSLSAWFVLALRLMMGYAFAYSGFTKITGEFAAGGYLSNVAATNGNPLAGLFAWMGSTPWFVEFANVAVPYGELFIGLGLLVGAFVRLAAFFGALMMLMFYFGNWDMGHGFINGDFAYMLVFLAVAAFAAGRILGLDQYIENYDVGGETLVERYPALEYILG
- the acnA gene encoding aconitate hydratase AcnA, which gives rise to MTDTLPFDAVRELDVDGTTYKMADLRALEEQGLCDLDTLPVSIRILLESVLRNADGETVTAADVKNAAGWKPDVPDAEVPFSPSRVVLQDLTGVPAVVDLAALRSEVDRKDRDPTLVEPEIPIDLVIDHSVQVDYFDSEDAYEKNVELEYERNAERYRAIKWAQNAFENFNVVPPGTGIVHQVNLEHLGRVVHAREQDGENWLLPDTLVGTDSHTPMIGGIGVVGWGVGGIEAEAAMLGQPVTMKLPEVVGVRLEGELPEGATATDLVLHITERLREVGVVDRFVEFFGPGVENLTVPDRATIANMAPEQGSTISMFPVDEQTLEYLELTGRDPDHVDLVREYLEAQGLFGEQEPEYTEVVEFDLSTVEPSLAGHKRPQDRIPMGDVKQSFRGLLHGEFEDDLDDVDEDALQRWLGEGGAADAETDGGVQVEPESELHPLTKRVEVDLDGETVEIGHGDVLVSAITSCTNTSNPSVMIAAGLLAQNAVEKGLDVPPYVKTSLAPGSRVVTQYLEESGLLPYLEELGYAVVGYGCTTCIGNAGPLPDPIEQAIDDHDLWTTSVLSGNRNFEARIHPKIRANYLASPPLVVAYGLAGRMDIDLEHEPLGTDDEGNPVYLADIWPDAADVQAAIHENVSPEMFEEKYASVFEGDERWAALDAPTGDVYEWDEDSTYIREPPFFKDFPVEKPGVADIEDARCLLTLGDTVTTDHISPAGPFGPDLPAGQWLLDHGVEPHEFNTYGARRGNHEVMMRGTFANVRIENEMLDDVEGGYTIHHPTDEQTTVFEASRRYRDEGIPLVVMAGEEFGTGSSRDWAAKGTDLLGVRATIAESYERIYRDNLVGMGVLPLQFDDGDSWESLGLDGSEVFTIHGLDDGLDVMDELTVIAERADGSTVEFPVTAQVGTPAAVTYIEHGGILHYVLRRLLRQ
- a CDS encoding AsnC family transcriptional regulator yields the protein MRNLDETDLEILSLLADDARRPFSDIGEEVDLSGPAVSDRVKRLQEAGIINNFTIDVNRAHLRAGVPVFIQAEIGSASLEAARERARESDGVEHVFTTSEGDLWFYARVEAQNVRQWVDGLFNEIDVADYTVTLIDELEWTPSVDGVEFALTCAECNNTVDNQGETTRIDGEIYHFCCPSCLTRFDDRYQRLEEGA